A window from Listeria seeligeri serovar 1/2b str. SLCC3954 encodes these proteins:
- the murC gene encoding UDP-N-acetylmuramate--L-alanine ligase, protein MTIYHFVGIKGSGMSALAQILHDKGFQVQGSDVDKYFFTQKALEEKQIPITTFSADNIKSGLTIIAGNAFPDTHEEIERAMELGIPVIRYHKFLGQLIDGYTSIAITGSHGKTSTTGLLSHVVGAIRPTSYLIGDGTGSGTKGADYFALEACEYQRHFLAYKPTYAIMTNIDWDHPDYFKSVDDVFNAFETLGKQVKKAVFALGDDVELRKLTLDIPIIYFGFGEENEFQAKNVIKETTGTRFDVYHRDEFLASFEIPAYGDHNVLNALSVIALCDYEGLPVDAVKAELKTFEGVKRRFSITDKGKQVLVDDYAHHPSEIRATVNAARQKYPDKKIVAVFQPHTFTRTRTFLQGFADSLNLADEVYLCDIFGSAREKTGNLTIADLAHKTKGNHIIKEEHTEELLKYPDAVILFMGAGDVQKFQAAYEKVLDQEAFTDAQLKKSAIN, encoded by the coding sequence ATGACTATCTATCATTTTGTTGGAATAAAAGGGTCAGGAATGAGCGCACTTGCTCAAATTCTGCATGACAAAGGTTTTCAAGTGCAAGGAAGCGATGTGGATAAATACTTTTTCACACAAAAAGCCTTAGAAGAGAAACAAATTCCGATTACAACTTTTTCGGCGGATAATATAAAGAGCGGACTGACGATCATTGCGGGAAATGCTTTTCCTGATACACATGAGGAAATTGAACGCGCGATGGAGCTAGGTATTCCAGTTATTCGTTACCATAAATTTTTAGGTCAATTAATTGACGGTTACACAAGTATTGCTATTACAGGTTCACACGGAAAAACATCCACAACTGGACTTCTATCACATGTAGTTGGTGCGATTCGTCCAACTTCTTACTTAATTGGTGACGGAACTGGTAGCGGAACAAAGGGTGCTGATTATTTTGCGCTTGAAGCATGTGAATATCAACGCCATTTCCTTGCATATAAACCAACCTATGCAATAATGACTAATATTGATTGGGATCATCCAGATTATTTCAAGAGCGTGGATGATGTATTTAACGCATTTGAAACTCTTGGAAAACAAGTAAAAAAAGCCGTTTTTGCACTAGGGGATGACGTAGAACTTCGCAAACTCACTCTAGATATTCCAATTATTTATTTTGGATTTGGAGAAGAAAATGAATTTCAAGCTAAAAATGTGATCAAAGAAACTACGGGAACACGTTTTGATGTATACCATCGCGATGAGTTTCTAGCTTCTTTTGAAATTCCTGCTTACGGAGACCACAATGTGCTAAACGCTTTGAGTGTGATTGCGCTTTGTGACTATGAAGGTCTACCAGTGGACGCAGTAAAAGCAGAATTAAAAACATTTGAAGGCGTTAAAAGAAGATTTAGTATTACAGATAAAGGCAAACAAGTTTTAGTAGACGATTATGCCCATCATCCATCAGAAATACGCGCAACAGTTAATGCTGCAAGACAAAAATATCCTGATAAAAAGATAGTCGCTGTATTTCAGCCACATACATTTACGCGTACACGTACATTCTTACAAGGATTTGCGGATAGCTTAAATTTAGCGGATGAAGTATACCTTTGTGATATCTTTGGTTCCGCTCGTGAAAAAACAGGTAATTTAACAATTGCTGATTTAGCACATAAAACAAAAGGCAATCATATTATTAAAGAAGAGCATACAGAAGAACTTTTGAAATACCCTGATGCAGTGATTTTATTCATGGGTGC